The following proteins are co-located in the Pseudodesulfovibrio alkaliphilus genome:
- a CDS encoding Lrp/AsnC family transcriptional regulator: MVKYLLDPHDRKLVAALTADGQRSPGKVAGEMGVTAPTVRSRLKNLMAAGVLKVAGLIDPMKARGLTVALVGISLNSHEQLDEKLACIGSLPRVNWCAVVTGRYDIIAEIVCSEDIGDLYDFLDQDLSKVGGVNSSESFVVMKSRRKWLLLPDAVVREFNA, translated from the coding sequence ATGGTGAAATACCTCCTTGATCCCCACGACAGAAAGTTGGTGGCGGCACTGACCGCCGACGGACAGCGCTCGCCCGGCAAGGTGGCCGGGGAGATGGGCGTCACCGCGCCCACGGTGCGTTCGCGCCTGAAGAACCTTATGGCCGCCGGAGTGCTCAAAGTCGCCGGGCTCATCGACCCCATGAAGGCGCGGGGGCTGACCGTGGCCCTGGTGGGCATATCCCTCAACAGTCACGAACAGCTCGACGAGAAGCTGGCCTGTATCGGCTCCCTGCCGCGTGTCAACTGGTGCGCCGTGGTCACTGGCCGTTACGACATCATCGCGGAGATCGTCTGCTCCGAGGACATCGGAGACCTCTACGACTTTCTGGACCAGGATCTCTCCAAGGTGGGCGGGGTCAATTCCAGCGAATCGTTTGTCGTCATGAAATCGCGGCGAAAGTGGCTTTTGCTGCCCGATGCCGTGGTCCGGGAGTTCAACGCATAA
- a CDS encoding tetratricopeptide repeat protein, translated as MSDYPQILGVYSLSQEAEIGTGGTQGKHQNVTYWYARQLSPAEFEVQPLNAHHVPSGVRSVLGEINFLRQYTPEPHYYRIHTVPALNTLSRKVKMGNEAFASGDLDEAERQFLKALMIDEKHVDANYGLGEVYSEQKDFDKLKKVLETLLGLDEAFTYEHRQKFNQFGISLRKNGHYDESIRYYNKSLEIVEDDENVYFNLARVYYEKGMSDLCVRSLEQALSLNPEFVEAQKFLKYCQKSAQAQA; from the coding sequence GTGAGCGATTATCCGCAGATTCTGGGCGTCTACTCCCTGTCGCAAGAGGCCGAGATCGGCACCGGCGGCACCCAGGGCAAACACCAAAACGTGACCTACTGGTACGCGCGCCAGCTCTCGCCCGCAGAATTCGAGGTCCAGCCGCTCAACGCCCACCATGTGCCCTCGGGCGTCAGAAGCGTCCTCGGCGAGATCAACTTCCTCAGGCAGTACACGCCCGAGCCCCATTACTACCGCATCCACACGGTTCCGGCCCTCAATACCCTGAGCCGAAAGGTGAAGATGGGCAACGAGGCCTTTGCCTCGGGCGATCTCGACGAGGCCGAGCGCCAGTTTCTCAAGGCACTGATGATCGACGAGAAACACGTGGACGCCAACTACGGACTGGGCGAGGTCTACTCCGAGCAAAAGGATTTCGACAAACTCAAGAAGGTGCTCGAAACCCTCCTCGGCCTTGACGAGGCGTTCACCTACGAACACCGGCAGAAATTCAACCAGTTCGGCATCTCGCTGCGCAAGAACGGCCACTACGACGAGTCCATCCGCTACTACAACAAGTCCCTGGAAATCGTGGAGGACGACGAGAACGTCTACTTCAATCTCGCCCGGGTCTATTATGAAAAAGGCATGAGCGACCTGTGCGTTCGCAGCCTGGAACAGGCCTTAAGCCTCAACCCCGAGTTCGTCGAGGCCCAGAAATTCCTCAAGTATTGCCAAAAATCGGCCCAGGCTCAGGCATAG
- a CDS encoding nitroreductase family protein, with protein sequence MPLFTVDADACARDGLCAAVCPVGCIVGAPDQLPVPHEKKQAYCLECGHCVAVCPRGALRLDRFASGPVRLDRADRPSLDQVEWLLRARRSMRTFRPEPPDRRLVARLLDLTQYAPSGHNARPVEWVVAATPEAVRVVATAVAQWMRDEAERQTPLAAALHLAGVAAAFDAGVDIICRDAPMLAVAHTPAQGITPAEDGVIAVTYLELAAAGAGLGACWCGYLCAAARHDPRVTETLGLDESRVVRGALLLGRPARRYAAAPPRPAARTEWL encoded by the coding sequence ATGCCCCTGTTCACCGTTGATGCCGACGCCTGCGCCCGCGACGGCCTGTGCGCGGCCGTGTGTCCGGTCGGCTGCATTGTCGGCGCACCGGATCAGCTGCCCGTGCCCCATGAGAAAAAGCAGGCCTATTGCCTCGAGTGCGGCCATTGCGTGGCCGTCTGTCCCCGCGGGGCGCTGCGGCTCGACCGCTTCGCCTCCGGCCCGGTGCGCCTTGATCGGGCCGACCGGCCCTCCCTTGATCAGGTGGAATGGCTGCTCAGGGCGCGGCGCTCCATGCGCACCTTCAGGCCCGAGCCGCCCGATCGCCGATTGGTGGCCCGGCTCCTCGACCTGACCCAGTACGCACCCTCGGGTCACAACGCCCGGCCCGTGGAATGGGTGGTGGCCGCAACCCCGGAGGCGGTGCGCGTTGTTGCCACGGCCGTGGCGCAGTGGATGCGCGACGAGGCGGAGCGGCAGACGCCCCTGGCCGCAGCCCTGCATCTGGCCGGGGTGGCGGCGGCCTTTGACGCGGGCGTGGACATCATCTGCCGGGACGCACCCATGCTGGCCGTGGCCCATACCCCGGCTCAAGGCATCACCCCGGCCGAGGACGGGGTCATCGCGGTGACGTATCTGGAGCTGGCGGCCGCCGGAGCCGGGCTCGGGGCGTGCTGGTGCGGGTATCTCTGCGCGGCGGCCAGGCATGACCCGCGGGTGACGGAAACCCTCGGGCTGGACGAGAGCCGCGTGGTGCGCGGCGCATTGCTGCTCGGCCGCCCGGCCAGACGCTACGCTGCCGCACCGCCCAGGCCTGCGGCCCGGACCGAGTGGCTGTGA
- a CDS encoding glutamine--tRNA ligase/YqeY domain fusion protein, protein MSTTPDAPERGKDFIRTIIERDNETGAYGGRVHTRFPPEPNGYLHIGHAKSICLNFGIALDYQGRCNLRFDDTNPVKEDVEYVESIKEDVRWLGFEWDANFYASDYFEKLYLIAELFIKMGKAYVDHQSAEEIRANRGTLKEPGTDSPYRGRTMEENLALFRAMRKGDLPDGACVLRARIDMASPNVVLRDPTLYRIKHASHHRTGDAWCIYPMYDFTHGLSDAIEGITHSICTLEFENNRPLYDWCVDTLMQGLGMPELFGENAAAYQELAALPGFKQRPRQYEFARLNLTGTVLSKRKLIQLVQEGYVSGWDDPRMPTICGLRRRGCTPAALRDFCDRIGVAKADSTVEHALLEHCIRQDLNDRAPRYLGVMDPVKLIIENYPEDGLDEFTMPLHPEDESMGTRVVPFARELWIERADFMEEAPKKYFRLAPGREVRLRFAYYVTCTGFTRGDDGRITEVRATFDPETRGGWSKDGRKIKGTLHWVSAAHALTAEVRNYGPLFTCDNPNAVAEGGSFTDHVNPDSLEVLTGCLVEPAMAHMAPGTNFQFERTGYYCADSRDHVPGQRLVFNRTATLRDTWAKIQQKTEG, encoded by the coding sequence ATGAGCACCACGCCCGACGCCCCGGAAAGAGGCAAGGACTTCATCCGCACCATCATCGAACGCGACAACGAGACCGGCGCCTACGGCGGCCGCGTCCACACCCGCTTTCCTCCCGAGCCCAACGGCTACCTGCACATCGGCCACGCCAAGTCCATCTGCCTCAACTTCGGCATCGCCCTTGACTACCAGGGCAGGTGCAACCTGCGCTTTGACGACACCAACCCGGTCAAGGAGGATGTGGAGTACGTGGAGTCCATCAAGGAGGACGTGCGCTGGCTCGGCTTCGAATGGGACGCCAACTTCTACGCCTCGGACTACTTCGAGAAGCTCTATCTCATCGCCGAGCTGTTCATCAAAATGGGCAAAGCCTATGTGGACCATCAGAGCGCCGAGGAGATCCGCGCCAACCGGGGCACCCTCAAGGAGCCGGGCACGGATTCGCCCTACCGCGGCCGGACCATGGAGGAAAACCTCGCCCTGTTCCGGGCCATGCGCAAGGGCGATCTGCCCGACGGCGCCTGCGTCCTGCGCGCCAGGATCGACATGGCCTCGCCCAACGTGGTCCTGCGCGACCCGACCCTGTACCGCATCAAGCACGCCAGCCACCACCGCACGGGCGACGCATGGTGCATCTATCCCATGTACGACTTCACCCACGGCCTGTCCGATGCCATCGAGGGCATCACCCACTCCATCTGCACCCTGGAGTTCGAAAACAACCGCCCGCTGTACGACTGGTGCGTGGACACGCTGATGCAGGGGCTCGGAATGCCTGAACTCTTCGGCGAAAACGCGGCCGCCTACCAAGAACTGGCCGCCCTGCCCGGTTTCAAGCAGCGGCCCAGGCAGTACGAGTTCGCCCGGCTCAATCTGACGGGCACGGTGCTCTCCAAGCGCAAGCTCATCCAACTGGTGCAGGAGGGATACGTCAGCGGCTGGGACGACCCGCGCATGCCCACCATCTGCGGCCTGCGCCGCCGGGGGTGCACCCCGGCCGCCCTGCGCGATTTCTGCGACCGCATCGGCGTGGCCAAGGCCGACTCCACCGTGGAACACGCCCTGCTCGAGCACTGCATCCGTCAGGACCTCAACGACCGCGCCCCGCGCTACCTCGGCGTCATGGACCCGGTGAAGCTGATCATCGAGAACTATCCCGAGGACGGGCTGGACGAATTCACCATGCCGCTGCACCCCGAGGACGAGTCCATGGGCACCCGCGTGGTGCCTTTCGCCCGCGAGCTGTGGATCGAGCGGGCCGACTTCATGGAGGAGGCGCCCAAAAAATACTTCCGCCTCGCCCCGGGCCGGGAGGTGCGGCTGCGCTTCGCCTACTATGTCACCTGCACCGGCTTCACCCGCGGCGACGACGGCCGGATCACCGAGGTCCGCGCCACCTTTGATCCCGAGACCCGCGGCGGCTGGTCCAAGGACGGCCGCAAGATCAAGGGAACCCTGCACTGGGTCTCGGCCGCCCACGCGCTCACGGCAGAGGTGCGCAACTACGGCCCCCTCTTCACCTGCGACAACCCAAACGCCGTGGCCGAGGGCGGCAGCTTCACGGACCATGTCAACCCCGACTCCCTGGAGGTGCTGACCGGCTGCCTGGTGGAGCCGGCCATGGCCCACATGGCCCCGGGCACCAACTTCCAGTTCGAGCGCACCGGCTACTACTGCGCGGACTCGCGAGACCATGTGCCCGGCCAGCGTCTTGTCTTCAACCGCACGGCCACCCTGCGCGACACCTGGGCCAAGATTCAGCAGAAGACCGAGGGGTGA
- a CDS encoding cation:proton antiporter regulatory subunit: MDVKTTDLPGIGKKYSMTTVGGKHIVVLLHLTGNREIYYFEDPDDDPLATVKFSDEEARKLGAILLGVDYQPVADDRMDLLLRSVRIEWIKVGAASQIKDKTIAESQIRKMTGSTIIGIDRGGAIIGSPDITEVITEGDVLMAIGSREQIKALEDLCR, translated from the coding sequence ATGGACGTCAAGACAACGGATCTGCCCGGCATCGGGAAAAAATACTCCATGACCACCGTGGGCGGGAAGCACATCGTGGTCCTGCTTCACCTGACGGGCAACCGGGAAATCTACTATTTCGAAGACCCGGACGACGATCCCCTGGCCACGGTCAAGTTCAGCGACGAGGAGGCCCGCAAGCTCGGGGCCATCCTGCTCGGCGTGGACTACCAGCCCGTGGCCGACGACCGCATGGACCTCCTGCTCCGCTCGGTACGCATCGAGTGGATCAAGGTCGGTGCCGCCAGCCAGATCAAGGACAAGACCATCGCCGAGTCCCAGATCCGCAAGATGACCGGCTCCACCATCATCGGCATCGACCGGGGCGGCGCCATCATCGGCAGCCCGGACATCACCGAGGTCATCACCGAGGGCGATGTGCTCATGGCCATCGGTTCGCGGGAGCAGATCAAGGCCCTCGAAGACCTGTGCCGCTAG
- a CDS encoding cation:proton antiporter, with translation MDSLPFLLLAGIVLITFFGASLTSMKIRVPSVLIYILLGVVLAGHISDHKQIHEAAEIGIVFLFFIVGLEFPLIRMMDVGRRIWPAGLIDVALNFGVVMGFGLILGLDILSAFIIGSVSYATSSSITVKLLEEKKRLANPESEFILGLLIFEDLVAPLLVTFIAATVGGEEMTAGFAGLLTLKIVLFVAGAVVIAYFGFRRMTTFVGRYIQTDFIPLFAAGLALAYAGLALWLGLSEILGAFLAGVMLSETGKAHDLEQLFIPLRNIMLPFFFFWFGTTVQFGDGVPMPLLLGVCVVWAVIGKVLTGYLGGRISGLSPKIAARAGLSLVQRGEFSAVIASLAAAQLRVFSGVYVIITAMLGVFLFQKAPAYADRFHQWRKARKAAKTETAG, from the coding sequence ATGGACAGCCTTCCCTTCCTCCTCCTGGCCGGCATCGTGCTGATCACCTTCTTCGGGGCGTCCCTGACCTCCATGAAGATCAGGGTGCCCTCGGTGCTGATCTACATCCTGCTCGGGGTGGTCCTGGCCGGGCATATCAGCGACCACAAGCAGATCCACGAGGCCGCCGAAATCGGCATCGTCTTCCTCTTCTTCATCGTGGGCCTCGAGTTTCCCCTGATCCGAATGATGGATGTGGGACGGCGCATCTGGCCGGCCGGGCTCATCGACGTGGCCCTCAACTTCGGCGTGGTCATGGGCTTTGGCCTGATCCTGGGGCTCGACATCCTCTCCGCCTTCATCATCGGCTCCGTGTCCTATGCCACCAGCTCGTCCATCACGGTCAAGCTGCTGGAGGAAAAGAAGCGGCTGGCCAACCCCGAGTCCGAGTTCATCCTCGGCCTGCTCATCTTCGAGGACCTTGTGGCCCCGCTGCTGGTCACCTTCATCGCCGCCACCGTGGGCGGGGAGGAGATGACCGCCGGGTTCGCCGGACTGCTCACCCTCAAGATCGTCCTCTTCGTGGCCGGGGCTGTGGTCATCGCCTACTTCGGCTTCCGCCGGATGACCACCTTCGTGGGCCGCTACATCCAGACCGACTTCATCCCCCTGTTCGCGGCCGGACTGGCCCTGGCCTATGCGGGGCTGGCTCTCTGGCTCGGCCTCTCCGAGATCCTGGGCGCGTTCCTGGCCGGGGTCATGCTCTCGGAAACGGGCAAGGCCCACGACCTGGAGCAGCTCTTCATCCCGCTGCGCAACATCATGCTCCCCTTCTTCTTCTTCTGGTTCGGGACCACGGTGCAGTTCGGCGACGGCGTGCCCATGCCCCTGCTGCTGGGAGTATGCGTGGTCTGGGCCGTGATCGGCAAGGTGCTCACCGGCTACCTGGGCGGGCGCATCTCGGGCCTCTCGCCCAAGATCGCGGCCAGGGCCGGACTCTCGCTGGTCCAGCGGGGAGAATTCTCGGCCGTCATCGCCAGCCTGGCCGCGGCCCAGCTGCGCGTGTTCAGCGGCGTCTACGTCATCATCACGGCCATGCTCGGGGTCTTTCTCTTCCAAAAGGCACCTGCCTATGCCGACCGCTTCCACCAGTGGCGCAAGGCCCGCAAGGCGGCCAAGACCGAAACCGCTGGATAG
- a CDS encoding DUF1538 domain-containing protein → MKTGMNENLKEVLLAVLPIAGVVVLLQVFLVSLPWDVFARFLVGAAMVLAGLFLFLQGVKIGLLPMGEAVGGDLPKHGSLRFLLFFSFILGFAVTVAEPDVRVLAHQVDLASHGAVNRQVLILSVALGVAIFVVLAMARIVFKTPIAWLYAVSYLLIITLSLVTPADYVPIAFDAGGVTTGPVTVPFILALGLGTVAVMGGRSSFSDGFGLVGLASVGPVIGVMLLGMFYG, encoded by the coding sequence GTGAAGACCGGAATGAACGAGAACCTCAAGGAAGTCCTGCTGGCCGTGCTGCCCATCGCCGGGGTGGTCGTCCTGTTGCAGGTGTTTCTCGTCTCCCTGCCCTGGGATGTCTTTGCACGCTTTCTGGTGGGCGCGGCCATGGTCCTTGCCGGGCTGTTCCTCTTTCTCCAGGGTGTGAAGATCGGGCTTCTCCCCATGGGCGAGGCCGTGGGCGGCGACCTGCCCAAGCACGGCTCGCTACGCTTCCTGCTCTTCTTTTCCTTCATCCTCGGCTTTGCCGTGACCGTGGCCGAGCCGGACGTGCGCGTGCTGGCCCATCAGGTGGACCTCGCCTCCCATGGCGCGGTCAACAGGCAGGTGCTCATCCTCAGCGTGGCGCTTGGCGTGGCCATCTTCGTGGTCCTGGCCATGGCCCGCATCGTCTTCAAAACGCCCATCGCCTGGCTCTACGCGGTCAGCTACCTGCTGATCATCACCCTGTCGCTGGTCACTCCGGCCGACTACGTGCCCATCGCCTTTGACGCGGGCGGCGTGACCACCGGGCCGGTGACGGTTCCCTTCATCCTGGCCCTGGGCCTCGGCACCGTGGCGGTCATGGGCGGCCGCTCGTCTTTTTCCGACGGCTTCGGCCTTGTGGGTCTGGCCTCGGTGGGGCCGGTCATCGGGGTCATGCTCCTGGGGATGTTCTACGGATGA
- a CDS encoding DUF1538 domain-containing protein, producing the protein MTGLLDFLDFGHVVAEVLQALTPLVLFFIFFQVRYLKLPTEYVLNMAKGLALCMAGLVLFLQGVQVGFMPVGTAMGEVLGAMDSTWPLIPIGFVLGLVATVAEPAVHILSQQVEKASSGSIKGKVILIALSLGVAVFVALGMAKIIYGVPIHHILIPGYLAALVMMRFCDPTFIAIAFDAGGVATGPMTVTFVLAVALGIASAMEGRDPILDGFGLIALVALAPILSVMALGMIVTYAKRRS; encoded by the coding sequence ATGACCGGCCTGCTCGACTTTCTCGACTTCGGCCACGTGGTCGCCGAGGTGCTCCAGGCACTGACCCCGCTGGTGCTTTTTTTCATCTTCTTTCAGGTGCGCTACCTCAAGCTGCCCACGGAATATGTGCTGAACATGGCCAAGGGGCTGGCCCTGTGCATGGCCGGGCTGGTCCTCTTCCTGCAAGGGGTGCAGGTGGGCTTCATGCCCGTGGGCACGGCCATGGGCGAAGTCCTTGGCGCCATGGATTCCACCTGGCCGCTCATTCCCATCGGCTTTGTCCTCGGTCTGGTGGCCACCGTGGCCGAGCCCGCGGTGCACATTCTCAGCCAGCAGGTGGAAAAGGCGTCCTCGGGCAGCATCAAGGGCAAGGTTATTCTCATTGCCCTGTCCCTGGGCGTGGCCGTGTTCGTGGCCCTGGGCATGGCCAAGATCATCTACGGCGTTCCCATCCATCACATCCTCATCCCGGGCTATCTGGCCGCCCTGGTCATGATGCGCTTTTGCGACCCGACCTTCATCGCCATCGCCTTTGACGCGGGCGGAGTGGCCACCGGCCCCATGACCGTGACCTTTGTCCTGGCCGTGGCCCTGGGCATCGCCTCGGCCATGGAAGGGCGCGACCCCATTCTGGACGGCTTCGGGCTCATCGCCCTGGTGGCCCTGGCCCCCATCCTCTCGGTCATGGCCCTGGGAATGATCGTGACTTACGCAAAGAGAAGGAGTTAG
- a CDS encoding P-II family nitrogen regulator, which translates to MELDIPFDLIVTVVDKGNCEAIITASKAAGAEGGTIIPGRGTGIRENKKLWGIPIEPEKDIVLTIVPSDRTQGILRAIVDAGDLNQPGKGIAFVLELKNVAGICHLLNQEATGN; encoded by the coding sequence ATGGAACTGGACATCCCCTTTGACCTGATCGTCACCGTGGTGGACAAGGGCAACTGCGAGGCCATCATCACCGCCTCCAAGGCTGCCGGCGCCGAGGGGGGAACCATCATTCCCGGACGCGGCACCGGCATCCGCGAGAACAAGAAGCTCTGGGGCATCCCCATCGAACCGGAAAAGGACATTGTCCTGACCATCGTGCCCAGCGACCGAACGCAGGGGATTCTCCGGGCCATCGTGGATGCGGGCGACCTGAACCAGCCGGGCAAGGGCATCGCCTTTGTCCTGGAACTGAAGAACGTGGCAGGCATCTGCCACCTTTTAAACCAAGAGGCTACCGGCAACTGA
- a CDS encoding potassium channel family protein has translation MKFIPSQIAFFVRDRRTQRNLRALVKFILFLLACITLYSVLFHVLMEREGQEFSWVTGFYWTLTVMSTLGFGDITFTSDLGRMFSLVVLLSGVVFLLVMLPFTFIQFFYAPFLEAQTKSRVRREMPETASGHLIIVGADPVALNLAVRLDQFHFDHCILVHDVHHALDLMDQGYKPVVGPSDDPETYRRLRADKAAMVVVLSDDMKNTNAAFTIREVAPEVPIVANADSQESLDILRLAGASHVFQFMRMLGEMLARRNLGAGARSNVIGSVSELLLAEAPAQGTPLVGRTIRDCGLRDATGMNIVGLWERGRVEAPRPDTVIGPSSVLVLAGTRDQLDAFDAFAGPTAPVAAPVLVLGGGRVGRATARTLAAQGVDYRIVEKNQKLIRDGEHYVHGSASDLETLEAAGIDKAPSVFVTTHNDDLNIYLTIYCRRLRPDIQIVSRATLDRNISVLHKAGADLVMSYATITANTIINLLSPGKVLTLTEGLNIFRVKVHRSLEGSTLMDSGLRQETGCSVIAVDRDGTLEVNPDPARALSADDSLYVIGDASAERLFMEKYPG, from the coding sequence ATGAAGTTCATCCCCTCGCAGATAGCCTTCTTCGTCCGCGACAGGCGCACCCAGCGCAACCTGCGCGCCCTGGTCAAGTTCATTCTCTTCCTGCTGGCGTGCATCACCCTCTACAGTGTGCTCTTCCATGTGCTCATGGAGCGCGAGGGGCAGGAATTTTCATGGGTGACGGGATTTTATTGGACGCTTACCGTCATGTCCACCCTGGGGTTCGGCGACATCACCTTCACCTCTGACCTGGGCAGGATGTTCTCGCTGGTGGTGCTGCTCTCGGGCGTCGTCTTCCTGCTGGTCATGCTCCCCTTCACCTTCATCCAGTTCTTCTACGCGCCCTTTCTCGAAGCCCAGACCAAGTCGCGGGTGCGCCGCGAGATGCCCGAGACCGCCTCGGGCCACCTGATTATCGTCGGGGCCGATCCCGTGGCCCTGAACCTGGCCGTACGCCTCGACCAGTTCCACTTCGACCACTGCATCCTGGTCCACGACGTGCACCATGCCCTGGACCTCATGGACCAGGGCTACAAGCCCGTTGTCGGCCCGTCCGACGACCCGGAGACCTATCGGCGGCTGCGGGCGGACAAGGCGGCCATGGTGGTGGTCCTAAGCGACGACATGAAAAACACCAACGCCGCCTTCACCATCCGCGAGGTGGCGCCCGAGGTGCCCATCGTGGCCAACGCCGATTCCCAGGAATCCCTGGACATCCTCCGGCTGGCCGGGGCGAGCCACGTCTTCCAGTTCATGCGTATGCTCGGCGAGATGCTGGCCCGGCGCAACCTGGGCGCGGGTGCGCGCAGCAACGTCATCGGCAGCGTCAGCGAGCTGCTCCTGGCCGAGGCGCCCGCCCAGGGCACCCCGCTGGTGGGCCGGACCATCCGCGACTGCGGCCTGCGCGACGCCACGGGCATGAACATCGTCGGCCTGTGGGAGCGCGGCCGGGTCGAGGCCCCGCGCCCGGACACGGTCATCGGCCCAAGCTCGGTCCTGGTCCTGGCCGGGACCAGGGACCAGCTCGACGCCTTCGACGCCTTTGCCGGTCCCACCGCGCCGGTAGCAGCCCCGGTGCTGGTCCTTGGCGGCGGCCGGGTGGGCCGGGCCACGGCCAGGACCCTGGCCGCCCAGGGCGTGGACTACCGCATTGTGGAGAAAAACCAAAAGCTCATCCGCGACGGGGAACACTACGTCCACGGCAGCGCCTCGGACCTCGAAACCCTGGAGGCCGCGGGCATCGACAAGGCCCCGTCGGTCTTCGTCACCACCCACAACGACGATCTGAACATCTACCTGACCATCTACTGCCGCCGATTGCGCCCGGACATCCAGATCGTCAGCCGGGCCACCCTGGACCGCAACATCAGCGTCCTGCACAAGGCCGGGGCCGACCTGGTCATGTCCTACGCCACCATCACGGCCAACACCATCATCAACCTCCTCAGCCCGGGCAAGGTGCTCACCCTGACCGAGGGGCTGAACATCTTCCGGGTCAAGGTCCACCGCTCCCTGGAGGGCTCCACCCTCATGGACAGCGGCCTGCGCCAGGAAACCGGGTGCAGCGTCATCGCCGTGGACCGCGACGGCACCCTGGAGGTCAACCCGGACCCGGCCCGGGCTCTCAGCGCGGACGACTCCCTCTACGTCATCGGCGACGCCTCGGCCGAGCGCCTGTTCATGGAAAAATATCCGGGCTGA
- a CDS encoding sigma-54-dependent transcriptional regulator: MSARTVLFIAEPQSVTAVFPTLKAAGLQAGLADNLTGALGFIRKSQPCLVFCRPAMQGFDARSLLDQARAADAFPPVIIFTPNGNAEEATRFLSMGARDYWVEPLAWDKIKLVLPPEPTAPQQPEPTAPSQPQRPPAAQAGPGKFHIIGRHEAVLRVLALARQVARSKATVLISGESGTGKEMFARYLHHSSDRTDKPFVAINCAALPEHLLESELFGHEKGAFTGAISRKPGKFELAHGGTILLDEITEMDLGLQAKLLRVLQESEFDRVGGVETVSVDVRVLATTNRDIEGAVAEGKFRQDLFYRLNVIPLKLPALRERGDDVLLLAEFFANKFSAAYGLGQLAFTENAKNWLMDYDWPGNVRELQNLMERAVLLAGAGPIQTRHFLMGDEGWTPDDLTSVGAEQQAASQTPPPASMAEALSVMPLHEMEKRLILKSLEETTGNRTRAAELLGISVRTLRNKLNEYKKQGLDV, from the coding sequence ATGTCAGCCAGAACCGTGCTCTTCATCGCGGAACCGCAGTCCGTGACCGCCGTTTTTCCCACCCTCAAAGCGGCGGGGCTCCAGGCCGGGCTGGCCGACAACCTGACCGGAGCCCTCGGGTTCATCAGGAAATCCCAACCCTGCCTTGTCTTCTGCCGCCCGGCCATGCAGGGATTCGACGCCCGCTCCCTACTCGATCAGGCCCGCGCCGCCGACGCTTTTCCTCCTGTGATCATCTTCACGCCAAACGGCAACGCCGAGGAGGCCACCCGCTTCCTCTCCATGGGCGCACGCGACTACTGGGTCGAGCCCCTGGCCTGGGACAAGATCAAGCTGGTGCTCCCGCCCGAGCCCACTGCGCCGCAACAGCCAGAGCCCACTGCCCCTTCCCAGCCGCAGCGCCCCCCCGCCGCCCAGGCCGGGCCCGGCAAATTTCACATCATCGGCCGCCACGAGGCCGTACTGCGCGTCCTCGCCCTGGCCCGGCAGGTGGCCCGGTCCAAGGCCACGGTGCTCATCTCCGGCGAATCAGGCACCGGCAAGGAAATGTTCGCCCGCTACCTGCACCACAGCTCGGACCGCACGGACAAGCCCTTTGTGGCCATCAACTGCGCGGCCCTGCCCGAGCACCTGCTGGAATCCGAACTCTTCGGCCACGAAAAGGGGGCCTTCACCGGAGCCATCAGCCGCAAGCCCGGCAAGTTCGAGCTGGCCCACGGCGGCACCATCCTCCTCGACGAAATCACCGAGATGGACCTCGGCCTCCAGGCCAAGCTCCTGCGCGTGCTCCAGGAGTCTGAGTTCGACAGGGTGGGCGGGGTGGAGACTGTCAGCGTGGACGTGCGCGTCCTGGCCACCACCAACCGCGACATCGAAGGAGCCGTGGCCGAGGGCAAGTTCCGCCAGGACCTCTTCTATCGCCTCAACGTCATCCCCCTCAAGCTGCCCGCCCTCCGCGAGCGCGGCGACGATGTCCTGCTGCTGGCCGAATTCTTCGCCAACAAGTTCAGCGCGGCCTACGGCCTGGGCCAGCTCGCCTTTACCGAAAACGCCAAGAACTGGCTCATGGACTACGACTGGCCCGGCAATGTGCGCGAATTGCAGAACCTCATGGAACGCGCCGTGCTCCTGGCCGGAGCCGGCCCCATCCAGACCCGTCACTTCCTTATGGGGGACGAGGGATGGACGCCCGACGACCTGACCTCGGTGGGCGCGGAGCAACAGGCCGCCAGCCAGACCCCGCCGCCCGCCTCCATGGCCGAGGCTCTCTCGGTCATGCCCCTGCACGAGATGGAAAAACGCCTGATCCTCAAAAGCCTGGAGGAGACCACGGGCAACCGCACCAGGGCCGCCGAACTGCTGGGCATCTCGGTACGCACCCTGCGCAACAAGCTCAACGAGTACAAGAAACAGGGGCTGGATGTCTGA